In Phormidium yuhuli AB48, one genomic interval encodes:
- the rimP gene encoding ribosome maturation factor RimP — protein sequence MTHPLIPQILDLATPVAQDLGLDVVAAVFQTNQRPPVLRIDIRNPQDETSLNDCEAMSRALEAVLDASDSIPEAYVLEVSSPGLSDILNSDRDFISFKGFSVSITTEEPYKGQTHWSGHLIERNEESIRLSCKGKAIAIPRSLVVNVQLN from the coding sequence ATGACCCATCCGCTGATTCCTCAAATCTTAGACCTAGCTACCCCAGTCGCCCAAGACTTGGGGTTAGACGTCGTCGCTGCGGTCTTCCAAACCAACCAGCGCCCTCCTGTGTTGCGAATTGATATTCGTAACCCCCAGGATGAGACGAGCCTTAATGATTGTGAAGCCATGAGTCGCGCCCTAGAAGCCGTGCTCGATGCCAGTGACTCGATCCCCGAGGCTTATGTCTTAGAAGTCTCCAGTCCTGGACTATCGGACATTTTAAATAGCGATCGCGACTTCATCTCCTTTAAAGGCTTTTCCGTCAGCATCACGACGGAGGAACCGTATAAAGGGCAAACCCACTGGAGCGGTCATCTCATCGAGCGCAACGAGGAGAGTATTCGTCTCAGTTGTAAAGGAAAGGCGATCGCCATTCCCCGTTCCTTAGTGGTTAACGTGCAACTCAACTAA
- the nusA gene encoding transcription termination factor NusA produces MSMVSLPGLAEMIDNISQERNLPKPAVQAALREALLKGYERYRRTQRLAKAGGNDADGAQFDDDYFENFEVELDVEEEGFRVLATKAIVEKVSISDREISLNEVLEVAAEAQLGDTVVLDVTPERDDFGRMAAIQTKQVLAQKLRDQQRKLIQEEFLDLEGEILQARVLRFERHSVIVAVSSGFGHQEVDAELPKREQLPNDNYRANATFKVLLKRVCDGPHRGPQLQVSRADAGLVVYLFENEVPEIEDEIVRIVAVAREANPPGRYVGPRTKIAVDTLERDVDPVGACIGARGSRIQVVVNELRGEKIDVIRWSPDPATYIANALSPARVDEVRLVDAEARQAHVLVPDNQLSLAIGKEGQNVRLAARLTGWKIDIKDTAKYLADLEQQQLAPRETTEEATPSPDPEASEAHEETLETPETAPVAPEPDPATETIPSPSSAEEALDSEPEPEPDGAMPLETELGAEAALSQGEGAIASESPEKFKTSDG; encoded by the coding sequence ATGTCTATGGTCAGCCTGCCCGGATTGGCAGAAATGATCGATAACATTAGCCAAGAACGGAACTTACCCAAACCCGCTGTTCAAGCGGCACTCCGGGAAGCCCTCCTTAAAGGCTATGAGCGTTATCGCCGCACCCAACGTCTGGCGAAAGCAGGTGGAAATGATGCCGATGGCGCTCAGTTTGATGATGACTACTTTGAGAACTTTGAAGTGGAACTCGACGTGGAAGAAGAAGGCTTCCGCGTCTTGGCCACCAAAGCCATCGTTGAGAAGGTCAGCATTAGCGATCGCGAAATTTCCCTAAATGAAGTCTTAGAAGTTGCCGCTGAAGCGCAACTCGGCGACACCGTTGTTCTCGATGTCACCCCAGAACGGGATGACTTCGGACGCATGGCCGCCATCCAAACCAAGCAGGTTCTGGCCCAGAAACTACGAGACCAACAGCGGAAACTCATTCAAGAGGAATTCCTAGACTTGGAAGGGGAAATCCTGCAAGCCCGAGTCTTACGCTTCGAGCGTCATTCTGTCATCGTCGCCGTCAGCAGTGGCTTTGGCCATCAGGAAGTTGACGCCGAACTGCCCAAACGGGAACAACTCCCCAACGATAACTACCGAGCCAACGCCACCTTTAAAGTGCTGCTGAAGCGAGTCTGCGATGGCCCCCATCGGGGTCCTCAGTTGCAAGTGTCTCGCGCCGACGCCGGCTTAGTGGTCTATCTCTTTGAAAACGAAGTCCCCGAAATCGAAGACGAAATCGTCCGCATCGTCGCCGTGGCCCGAGAAGCCAATCCCCCCGGACGTTACGTGGGCCCCCGGACAAAAATTGCTGTGGACACCCTAGAACGGGATGTTGACCCGGTGGGAGCCTGTATTGGCGCTCGGGGATCGCGGATTCAGGTGGTGGTCAATGAACTCCGTGGTGAAAAAATTGACGTGATTCGCTGGTCTCCTGACCCAGCCACCTATATCGCCAATGCTCTCTCTCCGGCCCGAGTGGATGAAGTGCGTCTGGTGGATGCTGAAGCACGACAGGCTCATGTCCTTGTCCCCGATAACCAACTGAGTTTAGCCATTGGCAAAGAAGGGCAGAATGTTCGTCTGGCCGCCCGTTTAACCGGTTGGAAGATTGATATCAAGGATACCGCTAAATACTTAGCCGATTTAGAGCAGCAACAACTGGCCCCGAGGGAGACGACAGAAGAGGCAACCCCGAGTCCTGACCCAGAGGCCTCTGAGGCTCATGAGGAGACCCTGGAGACTCCAGAGACCGCCCCGGTTGCCCCTGAACCAGACCCGGCTACAGAGACGATTCCATCGCCATCTTCAGCCGAAGAGGCACTAGACTCAGAGCCAGAGCCAGAGCCAGATGGAGCTATGCCTCTGGAGACTGAGTTAGGGGCAGAAGCCGCGCTCTCTCAAGGGGAGGGGGCGATCGCCTCAGAATCTCCTGAAAAATTTAAGACTAGCGACGGATGA
- a CDS encoding ATP-binding protein, translating to MVFSVMALPLPPTSGRGQGTISFASTLYLCPILDLLLSEIPPDLEPEIRLGLQEALVNAATHGNQLDTQKTIAVRFRASKDLYWWTICDQGSEPCGQCCCERINHDLPEDSSEGGRGFYILRQIFDRVEWYPHQRELHLGKCIPKLRRRADDPG from the coding sequence ATGGTTTTTTCAGTAATGGCTCTTCCCCTGCCACCAACGAGTGGGCGTGGTCAAGGGACAATCAGTTTTGCTTCGACGCTTTATCTGTGTCCGATTCTTGACCTTCTTCTCAGTGAAATTCCTCCCGACTTAGAACCTGAAATTCGGTTGGGTCTCCAAGAAGCTCTCGTCAATGCCGCCACTCACGGCAATCAACTCGATACCCAGAAGACGATCGCGGTCCGTTTCCGGGCCAGCAAAGACCTGTACTGGTGGACAATCTGCGACCAGGGATCTGAACCCTGTGGACAATGTTGTTGTGAACGCATCAATCACGACTTGCCGGAGGATAGCTCAGAAGGTGGACGGGGCTTTTACATCCTCCGGCAAATTTTTGACCGGGTCGAATGGTATCCCCACCAACGAGAACTACACCTAGGCAAATGTATTCCCAAACTGCGCCGTCGTGCTGATGACCCTGGGTAA
- a CDS encoding pentapeptide repeat-containing protein, whose product MNVSHLLRRYEAGTTQFKGVDLPRADLTRVTLIGVDLSQANLIGANLQRAFLTKSTLNGARLNWASLNYSKLSDCQAISADCTKADLAGIFAVNANFSQAQLSGASLRGANLRGADLRGANLRGADLRGANLRGADLRGADLSWANLGGARLIDSQLEQTQLAHANLQGAYVNGNDWHLDMTQRQPESNLTPARWVGQTQGWGNRKANSVPSSLMLLSS is encoded by the coding sequence ATGAATGTCAGTCATCTTTTGAGACGATATGAAGCGGGAACAACCCAATTTAAAGGGGTTGACCTCCCCAGAGCCGACCTAACCCGTGTCACCCTGATTGGGGTAGATCTAAGCCAGGCTAATCTGATTGGTGCCAATTTGCAACGGGCATTTTTGACTAAATCAACCCTAAACGGGGCCCGGCTAAACTGGGCCAGCCTTAACTATAGCAAACTCAGTGACTGTCAGGCGATCTCCGCCGATTGCACTAAAGCCGACCTCGCGGGGATTTTCGCTGTTAACGCTAACTTTTCTCAGGCACAACTGAGCGGGGCCAGCCTGCGAGGGGCAAATTTACGAGGAGCCGACCTGCGGGGGGCGAATTTGCGAGGAGCCGACCTGCGGGGGGCGAATTTGCGAGGAGCCGACTTGCGAGGGGCAGATTTGAGCTGGGCCAATCTGGGGGGAGCGCGCTTGATTGATAGTCAACTCGAACAAACTCAACTCGCCCATGCCAACTTGCAAGGGGCCTATGTCAACGGGAATGACTGGCATCTCGACATGACTCAGCGACAGCCTGAAAGCAACCTCACACCAGCCCGTTGGGTCGGTCAGACTCAAGGATGGGGAAACCGCAAGGCGAACTCGGTCCCCAGCAGTCTTATGCTATTATCATCCTGA
- a CDS encoding DUF6439 family protein, with the protein MTVSSSSTPRQTASPTLEELETLQLAQALAERLAIPERDWHRLKSNRSVRAQEQLAAALVFLLNNHPEEALPRLEYAVGWLNRSISAPPCPQHGDRP; encoded by the coding sequence ATGACTGTATCTTCATCCTCGACTCCCCGTCAGACCGCTAGCCCAACCCTAGAGGAGTTAGAGACCTTACAACTGGCTCAGGCGTTAGCTGAACGCCTGGCGATTCCTGAACGGGATTGGCATCGTCTGAAGTCCAACCGTTCTGTTCGTGCCCAGGAACAACTGGCAGCCGCCTTAGTCTTTTTACTGAACAATCACCCTGAAGAGGCCCTGCCGCGTCTTGAGTATGCCGTGGGCTGGCTGAATCGCTCCATTTCGGCTCCGCCTTGTCCGCAACATGGCGATCGCCCTTAG
- a CDS encoding glycosyltransferase family 2 protein yields MQFSIVITTYNRLALLKRAIETSLAQSYPCEVVVVDDCSSDDTQTYVLELQQQLVAQGDYRLIYHRNTQNSGHSASMNLGVKRASGLWIKPLDDDDYLDVNCIQHMWCAIKKHPGAVICSCQADQVNPDGQPLHRTPRAGPGKAFVVPQEDIHYGMLLEIVPFGTPVQVAFKRMAFLEMGGWDSYFDGNCDDIDSWIKISQLGDAIFLNQCLAYRTMWEGASNQKLSLQKRLETNILMKKKIYDCVSPRYQSNIPKLNHVIAYLRLHWAGVAFKQKKFNEILPILSFSIFCLPAWELLIRAILFRQSPWLSRTSWFSEPPFSFPEKQSSSKLKLSSNSSMHLELSRYGFQLQQSWVQFKKRQWKLGWILGFDAIKKILKTPIFYHVSSQWNIRKVPLHEHANANAMLLEDIYDILQNKYQSNIPDLQVLQHYLHLRWSWAALRQGKLCTSVRIAFPALLNRQAWQTWLKIVRLQHQQKRQNSVRRKRIDSLKDPHSDS; encoded by the coding sequence ATGCAATTTAGCATCGTCATCACAACGTATAACCGGTTAGCCCTTCTTAAACGTGCGATCGAGACCAGTCTGGCGCAATCCTATCCCTGTGAAGTTGTGGTCGTTGATGACTGTTCCAGTGATGACACTCAAACCTATGTTCTGGAGTTACAGCAACAATTAGTTGCCCAGGGTGACTATCGCCTCATTTATCATCGCAATACTCAAAATTCTGGACATTCCGCCAGTATGAATTTAGGAGTCAAACGGGCCTCAGGACTCTGGATTAAACCTCTGGATGATGATGACTATCTCGATGTTAACTGTATTCAACACATGTGGTGTGCTATTAAGAAACATCCCGGTGCCGTTATTTGTTCCTGTCAGGCTGATCAGGTCAATCCCGACGGTCAGCCACTCCACCGAACTCCCCGGGCTGGTCCAGGAAAAGCCTTTGTCGTTCCTCAAGAAGATATTCATTATGGAATGCTATTAGAGATTGTTCCCTTTGGCACTCCAGTTCAGGTTGCTTTTAAGCGAATGGCCTTCTTAGAAATGGGGGGCTGGGATTCTTATTTTGATGGAAACTGCGATGATATTGACTCTTGGATTAAAATTTCTCAATTAGGCGACGCCATTTTTCTCAATCAATGCTTAGCTTATCGAACAATGTGGGAAGGAGCCTCAAATCAAAAACTTTCCTTACAAAAGCGATTAGAAACCAATATTTTGATGAAGAAAAAAATATACGATTGTGTATCTCCTCGGTATCAGTCTAATATTCCTAAACTCAATCATGTCATTGCCTATTTGCGTCTCCATTGGGCCGGGGTCGCTTTTAAGCAAAAAAAATTTAATGAAATTTTACCAATTCTTTCATTTTCTATATTTTGTTTACCAGCTTGGGAACTCTTAATTCGAGCTATTTTATTTCGTCAGAGCCCTTGGTTATCTCGTACGTCTTGGTTTAGTGAGCCTCCGTTTTCCTTTCCAGAAAAACAATCCTCTTCCAAGCTTAAGCTTTCCTCAAATTCTTCTATGCATCTTGAACTAAGTCGCTATGGTTTTCAGCTTCAACAAAGCTGGGTGCAATTCAAAAAACGTCAATGGAAACTAGGGTGGATTCTTGGTTTTGATGCCATTAAAAAAATTTTAAAAACCCCTATTTTTTATCATGTTTCCTCCCAGTGGAATATTCGTAAAGTCCCTCTTCATGAGCACGCAAATGCTAACGCCATGCTGCTGGAAGATATTTATGATATTCTGCAAAACAAATACCAGTCGAACATTCCCGATTTACAAGTTTTACAGCATTATCTTCATTTACGTTGGAGCTGGGCGGCCCTGCGACAAGGGAAACTCTGTACCAGCGTGCGGATTGCCTTCCCGGCCCTATTGAATCGTCAAGCTTGGCAGACTTGGCTAAAAATTGTACGCTTGCAACATCAACAGAAACGTCAAAACTCTGTACGACGAAAACGGATTGATAGTCTAAAGGATCCCCACTCGGACTCGTAG
- a CDS encoding YlxR family protein: MKPNLRRCISCGKVAPKAAFWRIVRVHPSHQLQLDQGMGRSAYICPQADCLKTAQKKNRLGRTLRAPVPPSVYDSLWQRLAQNDHRTVNT; the protein is encoded by the coding sequence ATGAAACCTAACCTTCGACGGTGTATCAGTTGTGGCAAGGTGGCCCCCAAGGCCGCCTTCTGGCGCATCGTCCGAGTCCATCCATCCCATCAGCTACAATTGGATCAAGGGATGGGACGGTCGGCCTACATCTGTCCCCAAGCCGACTGTCTAAAGACCGCCCAAAAAAAGAACCGACTCGGACGCACCCTTAGAGCACCCGTACCGCCATCGGTCTATGACAGCTTGTGGCAGCGTCTTGCTCAAAACGACCACCGAACGGTTAACACCTAG
- a CDS encoding YtxH domain-containing protein, translating to MSNNRSSRFLGGLLIGTAIGAVSGVLLAPKSGKETRRVLNKSLQAMPELAEDISSNVQLQADRLSENSLRNWEATLKRLREAIAAGVVASQLEQERLNLVSSHDPTANSVTDRRTQPRE from the coding sequence ATGTCGAACAATCGTAGCAGTCGCTTTTTAGGAGGACTACTCATCGGTACTGCCATCGGTGCCGTCAGCGGCGTCCTCTTAGCCCCCAAATCCGGGAAAGAGACGCGGCGGGTCTTGAACAAATCCCTACAGGCCATGCCTGAGTTAGCAGAGGACATCTCCTCAAATGTGCAATTACAAGCAGATCGCCTCTCGGAAAACAGCCTCCGGAACTGGGAGGCCACCCTGAAACGACTGCGGGAGGCGATCGCCGCCGGCGTGGTCGCTTCTCAACTCGAACAGGAACGCCTAAACTTGGTCAGTTCCCATGACCCCACCGCAAATTCTGTGACTGATCGTAGAACACAACCCCGTGAGTGA
- a CDS encoding DUF948 domain-containing protein, with translation MSDPIFWLGLSVGLVAASLVTVLIALLPAVSELQRAARSVEKLADTLSRDLPPTLDALRLTGLELGELSEDVSSSVKNASDVVEQVNQSVTGVRQRANWLRGTGRSLGTGVRTAWTVWRNPSTR, from the coding sequence GTGAGTGACCCTATTTTTTGGTTAGGATTATCCGTTGGCCTCGTCGCGGCTAGTCTCGTGACGGTGTTGATTGCCTTGCTACCCGCTGTTAGCGAATTGCAACGAGCGGCCCGCAGTGTAGAAAAACTGGCAGATACGTTATCCCGAGACTTACCCCCCACCCTAGATGCACTGCGGTTAACGGGGTTGGAACTCGGAGAACTCTCTGAAGATGTCAGTTCCAGCGTTAAAAACGCCTCAGATGTGGTTGAACAAGTCAATCAAAGCGTCACCGGAGTGCGACAACGGGCTAATTGGCTGCGAGGAACCGGTCGCAGTTTGGGTACAGGTGTACGGACGGCCTGGACGGTTTGGCGCAATCCTTCTACACGATAA
- a CDS encoding geranylgeranyl reductase family protein, which yields MSLNYDLIVCGGGPSGATAALKAAQAGLRVALIEKQRLPRHKPCGGGMPLRVGQWLPGGIPEGVVETSVRHLYHTWKFQEGYLGAVSRHSSSGEAQGSSLDLWMVQRPQFDNALVRQAAAVGVTVHDGLVVRSLQVDDHGVTVQASELGTSRETTWKGRSRHVIGADGANGIVAKAVNLRSRRRLAFALETELPHDWNDSRHPYLRPDIAHLDYGAVSRGYGWIFPKGDSLNIGAGVFYPSRAQQGNLRRLRQDLEQVIQEYCSQFHLNPQGHRLYAHPLPLWQGREPRQTPKGHVLLVGDAAGLVNPFFGDGILHGIKSGVIAAEAIASGQAHHYSRHLHQEVALNFNGARLLAGFFYRFPHWCFTRIIHRPQATEVAARLLAGDLTYAQVSGPLAAYIGRMIIRGA from the coding sequence ATGTCATTAAATTATGACTTGATTGTCTGTGGGGGAGGCCCCTCGGGGGCGACCGCTGCTCTCAAGGCGGCCCAGGCTGGGTTACGGGTAGCACTGATTGAGAAGCAACGACTCCCCCGTCACAAGCCTTGTGGGGGGGGAATGCCCTTACGGGTGGGTCAGTGGCTGCCTGGAGGCATTCCTGAGGGGGTGGTGGAAACATCAGTTCGCCATCTGTATCACACTTGGAAGTTTCAAGAGGGCTATCTCGGGGCGGTCTCTCGCCACAGCTCCTCGGGAGAAGCCCAGGGGTCTTCTTTGGATTTATGGATGGTACAGCGACCTCAGTTTGATAATGCCCTGGTGCGGCAAGCGGCAGCAGTTGGGGTCACGGTTCATGATGGACTGGTGGTGCGATCGCTGCAAGTGGATGATCACGGGGTGACGGTGCAGGCGTCGGAGTTGGGAACGTCTCGCGAAACGACCTGGAAGGGGCGATCGCGTCATGTGATTGGTGCGGATGGGGCGAATGGGATAGTCGCGAAGGCCGTCAACCTGCGATCGCGGCGGCGTTTGGCGTTTGCCCTGGAAACGGAACTGCCCCATGATTGGAACGACTCCCGTCATCCCTATCTCCGCCCAGATATTGCCCATCTAGACTATGGTGCTGTCTCTCGGGGGTATGGTTGGATTTTTCCCAAAGGGGATAGCTTGAATATCGGTGCTGGGGTGTTTTATCCCTCTCGTGCCCAACAGGGAAACCTCCGCCGCCTCCGTCAGGACTTGGAACAGGTGATTCAGGAGTATTGTTCCCAATTCCACCTCAATCCCCAAGGCCATCGCCTTTACGCCCATCCTCTACCCCTCTGGCAGGGCCGGGAACCTCGACAAACCCCTAAGGGACACGTTTTATTGGTAGGAGATGCCGCTGGATTAGTGAATCCTTTTTTTGGGGATGGCATCCTGCATGGGATTAAAAGTGGGGTGATTGCGGCTGAGGCGATCGCCAGTGGCCAGGCCCATCACTACAGTCGGCATCTACATCAGGAGGTGGCCTTAAACTTTAATGGGGCACGACTCCTGGCTGGCTTTTTCTATCGCTTTCCTCACTGGTGTTTTACTCGTATCATTCACCGTCCTCAGGCGACAGAAGTAGCTGCTCGACTTCTGGCGGGAGATCTAACCTATGCCCAAGTGTCCGGGCCCTTGGCTGCCTACATTGGACGAATGATTATCAGAGGAGCATGA
- a CDS encoding YdcF family protein translates to MFLVLTRVLLWLLVLVIFFYLFFRIVPKAYFTFLGGLLLAVFVVLLFVDPTDRTATTAWAILSLPFRPLGIVWLLLAQGLRGWKAGVISRSAQNELRSAFVLLWLFSTPFLWQWMYHNSIEPQISRLARITQEQTSETLVLLAHNTVEPQVEGRSQLQLGDRGNLLLYANQLYQQGSITRIIVSGGERLEFPTPDTQTDNPARSTNEADLAVELLSRLGVPRTSILVDRTSPNLRRSVLGVRQVLAENNIAPPVLLVSRALSMYRSASSFVQAGIAVIPRPTDYVAFIDPDQMRDPVFTLESIIPSYQGLALATQLTDEYLLTIYYFLRGWLSPTELTCIECQLNAASPHSTFSEPLLATDGFPQ, encoded by the coding sequence ATGTTTTTAGTCCTGACACGAGTCCTCCTCTGGTTACTCGTTCTCGTTATCTTCTTCTATCTTTTTTTCAGGATTGTTCCCAAGGCCTACTTCACATTTCTGGGAGGGTTGTTGTTAGCGGTATTCGTGGTTCTGCTGTTTGTCGACCCCACTGACCGCACCGCCACAACGGCCTGGGCCATCCTCTCGTTACCCTTTAGACCCCTGGGGATTGTCTGGCTGCTGCTGGCCCAGGGCCTACGAGGCTGGAAGGCTGGGGTCATCAGCCGCTCAGCTCAGAATGAGCTTCGCAGTGCCTTTGTTCTGCTCTGGCTGTTTAGCACGCCCTTTCTCTGGCAATGGATGTACCACAACTCCATTGAACCCCAAATTTCTCGTTTAGCTCGCATCACCCAGGAGCAAACCTCAGAAACCCTAGTTTTACTGGCTCACAATACTGTGGAACCCCAAGTGGAGGGGCGATCGCAGCTGCAACTGGGCGATCGCGGCAACCTGCTCCTCTATGCCAATCAACTCTACCAGCAAGGGAGTATCACTCGTATCATCGTCAGTGGGGGTGAGCGACTTGAGTTTCCCACGCCAGACACTCAGACGGACAATCCCGCCCGTTCCACCAACGAAGCAGACCTTGCGGTCGAACTCCTCAGCCGTCTCGGGGTTCCCAGAACCAGTATTTTGGTTGACCGAACATCCCCCAATCTACGCCGGAGTGTCCTCGGTGTGCGACAGGTGTTGGCAGAGAATAACATCGCCCCCCCCGTTCTCTTGGTGAGTCGTGCCTTATCCATGTATCGCAGCGCCAGTTCCTTTGTCCAGGCGGGCATTGCCGTGATTCCCCGTCCTACAGACTATGTGGCCTTTATTGACCCGGATCAAATGCGAGATCCCGTCTTTACCCTAGAGAGCATCATCCCCAGTTACCAGGGTCTGGCCCTCGCAACTCAACTGACGGATGAATACTTACTGACCATCTACTACTTTCTACGGGGTTGGCTGTCTCCAACGGAACTCACCTGTATAGAATGTCAACTCAATGCCGCCAGTCCGCACTCTACTTTTTCTGAGCCGCTTCTCGCAACTGACGGGTTTCCTCAATAA